The following are encoded together in the Mammaliicoccus vitulinus genome:
- a CDS encoding YfhO family protein, with amino-acid sequence MAKQFKHIFYLLLLSIILSVLYYIPTIYRFIKFGDLYTSVGDGLKQMIPFQMYLVQHAKQFTMFYDIGFGLGGDYFSNLSYYYSTSPFAWISICFVLIYQFFAGSDQLFNIVVANQIVIAIFKCTCILIVTYFLFLKYNINKSYAFIGSMLYACSTVYYYFTFTWSFFSDVMFYLPLALLGIERLFTQKKITVLILAIAITITSNFYFTYYEFIILACYAIYRMIFNYKDDLLSIKQKFFYLIVCIFIGFLIGNFGFVQGVMSYIDNDRSLINNHIDSVIPFKKQYNMLYGGFYITISFLSVVALFLKPLYTKYYFKLFATFTILSLIGSLSPYMDSFFNGFSMPERRWVYALALITAGLTVMLIQHIHMVTVKQFIMASILPILFIAISAIWQQSFYSWVIFIPILFILLLFKIRYPIKHLNIAICCVLIAYQFTLIQNYQDKVLKKYTPNINTVKKSNIYSQKLASEIENLKENQVDDLRRIDMLRPISINSPMYYHFNGTKLYSSIYSAEILKFYEKDLLISMPRNSNSYYASLSERANLNSLFNVDYTIKSKDDLHYPALSKRIDSFKDQGEYFHVYENTEKLPSARVVKNTYHNTQLNSPIEKEHAMLNGVITNDQKSNQQVKPAKDLLKSAHISYNDASYNGKQLTVTKNGGGLTIDLPNNTADKYQTLYLMMDAKIIKPKDMNYYISTNENKIFRYRLNYPYIRPHHTTTANIKSANTVHVKLKKGSYRFNLKHIYGEDYQPLKNAVKSAQSQNIKFHNKRTHYEIDLNKNPSGNLVLPIIYKKGLKASIDGKEVDINKVNYIMSSIKVDKHDKKVTITYESPFFKISILGMIIGLVLLIWLRKKL; translated from the coding sequence ATGGCAAAGCAATTTAAACACATTTTTTATTTATTACTTCTATCGATAATCCTGTCAGTTTTATATTACATACCAACTATATATAGATTTATAAAATTTGGTGATTTATATACGAGTGTTGGAGATGGATTAAAACAAATGATCCCTTTTCAAATGTACCTTGTCCAACATGCTAAACAATTTACGATGTTTTATGATATAGGATTTGGACTTGGTGGTGATTATTTTTCTAACTTAAGCTATTATTATTCAACTTCTCCATTTGCATGGATTAGCATTTGTTTTGTCTTAATCTATCAGTTTTTTGCTGGTTCTGATCAATTGTTTAATATAGTAGTCGCTAACCAAATTGTAATCGCTATATTTAAATGTACATGCATCTTAATTGTGACTTATTTTTTATTTTTAAAATACAACATCAATAAATCGTACGCATTTATCGGAAGCATGCTCTATGCTTGCTCAACGGTTTATTATTACTTCACGTTTACTTGGTCCTTTTTCAGTGATGTCATGTTCTATTTACCACTTGCTTTATTAGGTATAGAACGTCTCTTTACTCAGAAGAAAATAACTGTGCTCATACTCGCAATTGCGATTACGATTACGTCTAATTTTTATTTTACATATTATGAATTTATTATTTTAGCTTGCTATGCTATTTATAGAATGATTTTTAACTATAAAGATGACTTGTTATCAATTAAACAAAAATTCTTTTATTTAATCGTTTGTATTTTTATTGGATTTTTAATTGGAAATTTTGGTTTCGTTCAAGGCGTCATGTCTTATATCGATAACGATAGAAGCTTGATTAATAATCACATTGATTCAGTTATCCCATTTAAAAAACAATATAACATGTTGTATGGCGGGTTTTATATTACGATATCATTCTTATCCGTAGTTGCTTTATTTTTAAAACCATTATATACAAAGTATTACTTTAAATTATTTGCTACATTCACAATTCTATCTTTAATTGGATCTTTATCACCTTATATGGACTCATTTTTTAATGGTTTTTCAATGCCTGAAAGAAGATGGGTATATGCATTGGCATTAATAACTGCTGGCCTTACAGTGATGCTTATACAGCATATTCATATGGTCACAGTAAAACAGTTTATTATGGCATCGATATTACCGATATTATTTATAGCTATTTCAGCAATTTGGCAGCAATCTTTTTATAGTTGGGTGATTTTCATACCAATATTGTTTATTTTATTATTGTTTAAAATAAGATACCCAATTAAGCATTTGAATATCGCTATCTGTTGTGTCCTTATTGCTTATCAGTTTACGCTTATACAAAATTACCAAGATAAAGTGCTTAAAAAGTATACACCGAATATTAATACAGTTAAAAAATCCAATATTTATTCACAAAAATTAGCTTCGGAAATTGAAAATTTAAAAGAAAATCAAGTTGATGATTTACGCAGAATTGATATGTTAAGACCTATCTCTATTAATTCACCAATGTATTATCATTTTAATGGAACGAAGCTTTATAGCAGTATTTACAGTGCAGAAATATTGAAATTTTATGAAAAAGATTTACTTATTAGCATGCCAAGAAATAGCAATAGTTATTATGCGAGCTTATCGGAAAGAGCTAACTTAAACAGTTTATTTAATGTAGACTATACTATAAAATCTAAAGATGACTTACACTATCCAGCCCTTTCAAAAAGGATAGATTCTTTTAAAGATCAAGGCGAGTATTTCCATGTATACGAAAATACAGAGAAATTACCTAGTGCTAGAGTCGTCAAAAATACTTATCACAATACACAATTAAACTCACCAATAGAAAAAGAACATGCCATGTTAAATGGCGTTATTACAAATGATCAAAAATCAAATCAGCAAGTGAAACCAGCTAAAGACCTACTCAAGTCTGCTCATATTTCATACAATGATGCATCTTACAACGGCAAACAATTAACTGTTACTAAAAATGGCGGTGGCTTAACAATCGATTTACCGAACAATACAGCTGACAAATATCAAACACTATATTTAATGATGGATGCTAAAATCATTAAGCCTAAAGATATGAATTACTATATTTCAACAAATGAAAATAAAATTTTTAGATACAGATTGAATTATCCTTATATAAGACCTCATCACACTACAACAGCTAATATAAAATCTGCAAACACAGTACATGTAAAGTTGAAAAAAGGATCGTATCGTTTTAATTTAAAACATATATATGGTGAAGACTATCAACCGCTGAAAAATGCAGTTAAGAGCGCTCAGTCACAAAATATTAAATTTCATAACAAACGCACACATTACGAAATAGATTTAAATAAGAATCCATCTGGAAATCTTGTGTTACCCATCATTTATAAAAAAGGGTTAAAAGCATCAATCGATGGTAAAGAAGTGGATATAAATAAAGTGAATTATATCATGTCTAGTATCAAAGTCGATAAACATGATAAAAAAGTAACTATAACTTATGAATCCCCATTCTTTAAAATCAGTATTTTAGGAATGATTATAGGACTCGTGTTACTTATATGGCTTAGAAAAAAATTATAA
- the rplS gene encoding 50S ribosomal protein L19 has product MSNHKLIEAVTKDQLRTDIPNFRSGDTLVVHVRIVEGTRERIQLFEGVVIKRNGGGISETFTVRKISYGVGVERTFPVHTPKIEKIEVKRRGKVRRAKLYYLRNLRGKAARIKEIR; this is encoded by the coding sequence ATGAGTAATCATAAGTTAATCGAAGCAGTAACTAAAGACCAATTACGTACGGACATTCCAAATTTCCGTTCTGGTGACACATTAGTAGTACACGTGCGTATCGTTGAAGGAACACGCGAACGTATCCAGTTATTCGAAGGTGTAGTTATTAAACGTAATGGTGGCGGTATTTCTGAAACGTTTACAGTTCGTAAAATTTCTTACGGTGTTGGTGTTGAACGTACATTCCCTGTACACACTCCAAAAATCGAGAAAATCGAAGTTAAACGTCGCGGTAAAGTACGTCGTGCGAAACTTTACTACTTACGTAATTTACGTGGTAAAGCTGCTCGTATTAAAGAAATTAGATAA
- the trmD gene encoding tRNA (guanosine(37)-N1)-methyltransferase TrmD yields the protein MKIDYLTLFPEMYEGVLNHSIMKRAQDKELVQFNTVNFRDYANNKHSQVDDYPYGGGQGMVLKPEPIFNALKALDKTEKTRVILMCPQGEPFTQQKAESLSESEHIIFICGHYEGYDERIREHCVTDEISIGDYVLTGGELASMTMTDAIVRLIPGVLGNQVSHEDDSFSSGLLEHPQYTRPADYEGLKVPDVLLSGNHANIDKWRHQQSLLRTQSRRPDLLDQYPLSEKDKKFLNDNKK from the coding sequence ATGAAAATTGATTACTTAACATTGTTTCCAGAGATGTACGAAGGTGTGTTAAATCATTCCATAATGAAAAGAGCACAAGATAAAGAACTTGTTCAATTTAATACAGTGAATTTTAGGGATTATGCAAATAATAAACATTCACAAGTTGATGACTACCCTTATGGTGGTGGACAAGGTATGGTACTCAAACCTGAGCCAATATTTAACGCGCTCAAAGCATTAGATAAGACTGAAAAGACGCGTGTTATTTTAATGTGTCCTCAAGGTGAGCCATTTACACAGCAAAAAGCTGAATCTTTATCAGAAAGTGAACATATCATTTTTATTTGTGGTCATTATGAAGGTTATGATGAGCGCATCAGAGAACATTGTGTAACTGATGAAATATCAATAGGTGATTATGTATTGACTGGTGGCGAACTGGCCAGTATGACCATGACAGACGCCATTGTGAGACTTATTCCTGGCGTGCTTGGTAATCAAGTTTCTCATGAAGACGATTCATTCTCATCTGGTTTATTAGAACATCCACAATATACACGTCCTGCTGATTATGAAGGATTAAAAGTACCAGATGTATTATTATCAGGTAATCATGCAAACATTGATAAGTGGAGACATCAACAATCCTTATTGAGAACACAGTCGAGAAGACCTGATCTATTAGATCAATATCCTCTATCTGAAAAAGATAAAAAATTCTTAAATGACAATAAAAAATAG
- the rimM gene encoding ribosome maturation factor RimM (Essential for efficient processing of 16S rRNA), with translation MNVEIGKIVNTHGIKGEVKVLTDSDFTDERFQKGQLIKVKHKNEEIPFTIASHRIHKKFHLLTFEGIHNINDIEYLKGCKIFQDEENESIELEENEFYYADIIGCTVFVQEDALGRVVDIMETGANDVWVVKGDKEYLIPYIEDVVKQVDVDHKTIKIEPMEGLLD, from the coding sequence ATGAATGTTGAAATAGGCAAAATTGTCAATACACATGGTATTAAAGGTGAAGTTAAAGTACTTACTGATTCAGATTTTACTGACGAACGATTTCAAAAAGGTCAACTTATTAAAGTGAAGCATAAAAATGAAGAAATACCTTTTACAATTGCATCACATAGAATACACAAAAAATTTCATTTGCTAACTTTCGAAGGTATTCATAACATCAATGATATTGAATATTTAAAAGGTTGCAAGATTTTTCAAGATGAAGAAAATGAATCGATTGAACTTGAAGAAAATGAATTTTATTATGCAGATATTATAGGTTGTACTGTATTTGTTCAAGAAGACGCTCTAGGAAGAGTAGTTGATATTATGGAAACAGGTGCAAACGATGTATGGGTCGTTAAAGGTGATAAAGAATATTTAATACCTTATATAGAAGATGTTGTTAAACAAGTTGACGTTGATCATAAAACAATTAAGATTGAACCTATGGAAGGTTTATTAGACTAA
- a CDS encoding KH domain-containing protein, with protein MEKLIQTIIVPLVDYPENINISKDEQDSSITFNIDVHEEDIGRIIGKKGRMIKAIRTIVSGSMNEYGKKVFVEVN; from the coding sequence TTGGAAAAATTAATACAAACAATTATAGTACCGCTCGTAGATTATCCGGAGAACATCAATATATCTAAAGATGAACAAGATTCTAGCATTACGTTCAATATAGACGTTCATGAAGAAGACATTGGCAGAATTATTGGTAAGAAGGGCAGAATGATTAAAGCCATTCGTACAATTGTGTCTGGTTCAATGAACGAGTATGGCAAGAAAGTGTTTGTAGAAGTTAATTAA
- the rpsP gene encoding 30S ribosomal protein S16 encodes MAVKIRLTRKGSKRNPFYRIVVADARSPRDGRIIEPIGTYNPVAKPEAEIKVDEELALKWLADGAKPTDTVRDILSTQGIMEKFHNSKLSK; translated from the coding sequence ATGGCAGTTAAAATTCGTTTAACACGTAAGGGTTCAAAAAGAAACCCATTTTATCGTATAGTAGTAGCAGATGCACGTTCTCCACGTGATGGTCGTATTATCGAGCCAATCGGTACTTACAATCCAGTTGCTAAACCTGAAGCAGAAATTAAAGTTGATGAAGAATTAGCTTTAAAATGGTTAGCTGATGGAGCAAAACCTACTGATACAGTTCGTGATATCTTATCAACTCAAGGTATCATGGAGAAATTCCATAATTCTAAACTTTCTAAGTAA
- the ffh gene encoding signal recognition particle protein, whose amino-acid sequence MAFEGLSERLQATMQRIKGKGKVTEQDIKAMMREVRLALLEADVNFKVVKTFVNTVSERALGADVMQSLTPGQQVIKIVQDELTSLMGGENSKINMSSKPPTVVMMVGLQGAGKTTTAGKLALLMRKQYNKKPLLVACDVYRPAAIEQLQTVGKQIDVPVYTEGDQVSPKEITENALKYAKEEHLDFVIIDTAGRLHIDETLMNELVDVKEVSNPDEIMLVVDSMTGQDAVNVAESFDNTLDVSGVTLTKLDGDTRGGAALSIRSVTNKPIKFIGMSEKLDGLEIFHPERMASRILGMGDVLSLIEKAQQGVDETKAKELEKKMRTSSFTFDDFLEQLEQVKGLGSIDDLMNMIPGANKMKGMKNANMDPKQIDNVQAIIRSMTLEERNNPEILNVSRKRRIAKGSGRTLQEVNRLIKQFGDMKKMMKQFTGSNKKGKKGKKGSNPFQGMNLPF is encoded by the coding sequence ATGGCATTTGAAGGGTTGTCCGAAAGACTTCAAGCCACGATGCAACGCATCAAAGGTAAAGGTAAAGTTACAGAACAAGATATTAAAGCTATGATGCGCGAAGTGCGATTAGCATTGTTAGAGGCAGATGTTAACTTTAAAGTCGTTAAAACTTTCGTTAACACAGTATCTGAACGTGCATTAGGTGCAGATGTCATGCAATCTTTAACACCAGGTCAACAAGTTATCAAAATTGTTCAGGACGAATTAACGTCGTTGATGGGTGGAGAAAACAGTAAAATTAATATGAGCAGTAAGCCACCAACAGTAGTCATGATGGTAGGTTTACAAGGTGCAGGTAAAACAACTACTGCAGGTAAACTTGCATTGTTAATGAGAAAGCAATATAACAAAAAGCCATTACTTGTAGCATGTGATGTTTATAGACCAGCAGCTATTGAACAATTACAAACAGTTGGTAAACAAATTGATGTACCTGTCTATACAGAAGGTGATCAAGTGAGTCCTAAAGAAATCACCGAGAATGCTTTGAAGTATGCTAAAGAAGAGCATTTAGATTTCGTAATCATTGATACAGCAGGTCGTCTGCATATTGATGAAACACTTATGAATGAACTTGTAGATGTTAAAGAAGTATCTAATCCTGACGAAATTATGTTGGTTGTTGACTCAATGACTGGTCAAGATGCAGTAAATGTAGCTGAATCATTTGATAACACATTAGATGTGTCTGGTGTTACGCTTACTAAATTAGATGGCGATACTCGTGGTGGTGCTGCACTTTCAATTCGTTCTGTAACGAACAAGCCAATTAAGTTTATAGGTATGAGTGAGAAACTAGATGGCCTTGAAATATTCCACCCAGAACGTATGGCATCAAGAATTTTAGGTATGGGTGACGTTTTAAGTTTAATTGAAAAAGCGCAACAAGGCGTAGATGAAACGAAAGCTAAAGAATTAGAAAAGAAAATGAGAACTTCTTCATTTACTTTTGATGATTTCCTAGAACAATTGGAACAAGTAAAGGGACTCGGTTCAATAGATGATCTTATGAATATGATTCCTGGGGCTAACAAGATGAAAGGCATGAAAAATGCTAACATGGACCCTAAACAAATTGACAATGTTCAAGCGATTATTCGTTCTATGACTTTAGAAGAAAGAAATAATCCAGAAATTTTAAACGTATCTAGAAAACGTCGTATTGCAAAAGGTTCTGGTAGAACATTACAAGAAGTCAATAGATTGATTAAACAATTTGGCGATATGAAAAAAATGATGAAACAATTTACAGGTAGCAATAAAAAAGGTAAAAAAGGCAAAAAAGGTAGTAATCCATTCCAAGGTATGAATTTACCATTTTAA
- a CDS encoding putative DNA-binding protein, whose product MTENNELVKTMRMNYLFDFYQGLLTEKQRNYLELYYLQDYALSEIAETFHVSRQAVYDNIKRTDELLEEYETKLQLFNKFKERQSIIDELKRLSGDNQELKQAIERLEILE is encoded by the coding sequence ATGACGGAAAATAACGAACTTGTTAAAACGATGAGAATGAATTACTTATTTGATTTTTATCAAGGATTATTAACAGAAAAACAACGCAATTATCTAGAGTTGTATTATTTACAAGATTATGCACTTAGTGAAATTGCAGAGACTTTTCATGTGAGTCGACAAGCAGTATATGATAATATAAAGCGAACAGATGAATTATTAGAAGAGTATGAAACGAAATTACAACTCTTTAATAAATTTAAAGAAAGACAATCGATTATTGATGAATTAAAAAGGTTGTCAGGAGATAATCAAGAACTTAAGCAAGCAATAGAACGCTTAGAAATTCTTGAATAG
- the ftsY gene encoding signal recognition particle-docking protein FtsY yields MSFFKRLKNKFSPSDETKNELETQEEKPVQDLPPESNEKENPEAVQFDDGLMSLDEFEEWESEQLGAKFKQGLEKSRENFQNKLNDLLATYRKVDEDFFEALEEMLIQADVGFNTVMELVDELRMEAKRQNITETEELREVIVEKIVDIYVQDDEELDRMNIEDDRLNVILMVGVNGVGKTTTIGKLAHRYKLEGKKVVLAAGDTFRAGAIEQLKVWGDRVGVEVISQKEGSDPAAVMYDAVNAAKSRGADILICDTAGRLQNKANLMNELQKVRKVIDRNIPGAPHEVLLALDATTGQNALSQAKSFKEVTQVTGIVLTKLDGTAKGGIVLAIRNELQIPVKFVGLGEKLDDLQPFDAESYVYGLFADMIDSNESVENTTEEVDHNDGK; encoded by the coding sequence ATGAGTTTTTTTAAACGATTAAAGAATAAATTTTCTCCGAGTGATGAAACGAAAAACGAACTAGAAACACAAGAAGAAAAACCAGTTCAAGATTTACCACCTGAATCAAATGAAAAAGAAAATCCTGAAGCTGTACAATTTGATGATGGCTTAATGTCATTAGATGAATTTGAAGAATGGGAATCTGAACAACTTGGTGCGAAATTTAAACAAGGTCTTGAAAAATCTAGAGAGAATTTCCAAAATAAATTAAATGATTTATTAGCAACGTATAGAAAAGTTGACGAAGATTTTTTTGAAGCATTAGAAGAAATGTTAATACAAGCCGACGTCGGCTTTAACACAGTTATGGAATTGGTAGACGAGCTACGCATGGAAGCTAAACGCCAAAATATTACTGAAACTGAAGAGTTAAGAGAAGTTATTGTTGAAAAAATAGTAGATATTTATGTTCAAGATGATGAAGAATTGGACCGTATGAATATTGAAGATGATCGATTAAATGTTATATTAATGGTTGGCGTTAATGGTGTTGGAAAAACAACAACGATAGGTAAATTAGCACACCGTTATAAGCTAGAAGGCAAGAAAGTCGTATTAGCAGCTGGTGATACATTCCGTGCCGGAGCTATTGAGCAGCTGAAAGTATGGGGAGATAGAGTTGGCGTTGAAGTTATTAGCCAAAAAGAAGGTTCTGATCCTGCAGCTGTTATGTATGACGCTGTGAATGCTGCCAAAAGTAGAGGCGCTGATATATTAATCTGTGATACTGCAGGAAGATTGCAAAATAAAGCAAACTTAATGAATGAATTGCAGAAGGTAAGAAAAGTTATTGACCGTAATATACCTGGTGCACCACATGAAGTATTATTAGCTTTAGATGCTACAACTGGACAAAACGCATTGTCTCAAGCAAAATCATTTAAAGAAGTTACGCAAGTTACAGGTATTGTACTAACAAAACTTGACGGTACTGCTAAAGGTGGTATTGTATTAGCGATACGTAATGAATTGCAGATTCCGGTAAAATTTGTTGGGCTAGGCGAAAAATTAGATGACTTACAGCCATTTGATGCGGAAAGTTATGTTTACGGATTATTCGCAGACATGATTGATTCAAATGAGTCTGTTGAAAATACTACTGAAGAAGTTGATCATAATGACGGAAAATAA